One window of the Selenomonadales bacterium genome contains the following:
- a CDS encoding flagellar hook-basal body protein, protein MLQSIKRSVSGLVAQMNRLTAISSNIANAKTAGHKRQSGTFSELLVQALDERNVPVSSPQGRFVHGVEYRPETVFTQGDLVPTGRALDIALVGAGFLELADPMEQSVFVRGGSFSLDSAGRLVHSSGNVVPGVTIPQAAQVIDIDSQGRITYAVDGAVNVGGELRIVSFVNPAGLNHLGQLVFAQGVNSGEATADESLVKQGFLEASNVSLLDEMTSLVRAQRVYQTNAAAVRTLDEMWERSTDLRR, encoded by the coding sequence ATGCTACAGAGTATAAAGCGCAGCGTCAGCGGACTTGTGGCACAAATGAATCGACTGACCGCAATCAGTAGCAACATTGCTAACGCCAAGACGGCAGGCCACAAGCGTCAAAGCGGCACGTTCAGCGAGTTATTGGTGCAGGCGCTTGACGAACGCAATGTCCCCGTTTCGAGCCCTCAAGGCAGGTTTGTACACGGTGTCGAGTACAGACCCGAAACCGTGTTTACGCAAGGCGACCTTGTGCCGACGGGGCGAGCCCTCGATATCGCTCTTGTCGGCGCCGGGTTCCTCGAGCTTGCTGACCCCATGGAGCAGTCCGTTTTTGTGCGCGGAGGGAGTTTCTCGCTTGACTCGGCTGGGCGTTTGGTACACTCCTCTGGCAATGTGGTGCCGGGAGTGACGATTCCCCAAGCAGCGCAGGTGATTGACATAGACTCTCAAGGTAGAATAACCTATGCGGTGGACGGAGCGGTCAACGTAGGCGGGGAACTCCGCATTGTGTCGTTCGTGAATCCTGCCGGACTAAACCACCTGGGGCAGCTTGTATTTGCGCAAGGAGTCAACTCCGGCGAGGCGACAGCAGACGAGTCTCTAGTCAAGCAGGGATTTCTTGAGGCAAGTAATGTTTCCCTGTTGGACGAGATGACATCACTCGTCAGGGCACAGCGGGTCTACCAGACAAATGCCGCCGCCGTGCGCACACTCGATGAAATGTGGGAGAGAAGCACCGACTTGAGGAGATAG
- a CDS encoding FliA/WhiG family RNA polymerase sigma factor: MERDDLVLSYLPLVRRIAGRIYIPSPEVIDREDLVAHGVIGLLEAAEKYDSTRETSFASFAYRRIRGAMLDSIRSLSFSPRVVNERISQYREVEEKLLAAGGDITAERMAEELELSVPEVHALVAHMALRSVVSLDRVLFSADGEELQVTQVVGSADSPDPVRVVLEGELMQALTASLGKLAPRDREMLALYYVEELTLKEIACVFGVTEGRVSQLHSRAIESLRRNLCRTHREE, from the coding sequence ATGGAAAGGGACGATTTAGTTCTCTCGTACTTGCCTTTGGTCCGCAGAATTGCAGGTCGCATCTACATTCCCTCGCCGGAAGTCATCGATAGGGAAGACCTCGTTGCCCACGGCGTAATTGGCCTTTTGGAGGCAGCGGAGAAGTACGACTCCACACGCGAGACAAGTTTTGCGAGTTTTGCCTATCGGCGCATTCGCGGCGCAATGCTTGACTCCATTCGTTCGCTTAGTTTTAGCCCGCGCGTAGTCAACGAGCGGATAAGCCAGTATCGCGAGGTCGAGGAGAAGCTCCTCGCCGCGGGAGGAGACATCACAGCAGAACGCATGGCAGAAGAACTAGAACTCTCTGTTCCGGAAGTTCACGCGCTAGTGGCGCACATGGCCTTACGTTCCGTGGTTTCACTCGATCGCGTGCTGTTTTCTGCAGATGGGGAGGAATTGCAGGTAACGCAGGTAGTAGGCTCAGCCGACAGCCCCGATCCCGTGCGCGTAGTACTAGAAGGTGAGCTGATGCAAGCGCTTACAGCTTCGCTCGGGAAGCTTGCGCCGCGGGATCGCGAAATGCTGGCGCTCTACTACGTGGAAGAGCTGACCCTAAAGGAGATTGCCTGTGTTTTTGGCGTAACGGAGGGACGCGTGTCCCAACTGCATAGTCGAGCCATCGAGTCGCTGCGACGCAACCTATGTCGCACACATCGCGAGGAGTGA
- a CDS encoding PilZ domain-containing protein has protein sequence MAVPRLRVGLKLEIWREDSALTWVTRIEEVNAESFAVSSIFAGADVHVLRPDEQVKCMFTDKETQAQYGFTANVIRREMKSVPLYYLSHPTGFVRIQRRAFVRLPVLIPQLFRTTGESEWHKGYLLDLSGGGARISHRFALSVGQEVQLQFTLRKEDGPLLVRGRVARVERADGIGPTTYHSGIRFEALPEATQDLIVGYVFERMLSGRRKLEV, from the coding sequence ATGGCCGTACCAAGACTCCGAGTCGGACTTAAGCTTGAGATTTGGCGAGAAGACAGTGCCCTTACTTGGGTTACGCGTATCGAGGAAGTAAACGCGGAGAGCTTCGCTGTCTCTTCGATTTTTGCCGGAGCGGACGTGCATGTTTTGCGCCCAGATGAGCAGGTGAAGTGCATGTTCACCGACAAAGAGACGCAAGCACAGTATGGCTTTACCGCTAATGTCATCCGCCGTGAGATGAAAAGCGTCCCCTTGTACTATCTCTCGCATCCCACAGGATTCGTTAGGATTCAGAGGCGCGCTTTTGTGCGATTGCCGGTCTTGATACCGCAGTTGTTTCGGACTACGGGCGAAAGCGAGTGGCACAAAGGCTACCTACTTGACTTAAGCGGGGGAGGGGCAAGGATTTCCCATAGATTCGCTCTGAGTGTGGGGCAGGAAGTTCAGTTGCAGTTCACGCTACGCAAAGAAGATGGTCCGCTTTTGGTGCGGGGCCGCGTGGCTCGCGTCGAGCGAGCCGACGGGATTGGCCCGACTACATATCACAGCGGCATTCGCTTCGAAGCTCTGCCTGAAGCTACACAAGACCTCATTGTGGGTTATGTCTTTGAGCGCATGCTGTCCGGACGTCGGAAGCTAGAGGTATAG
- a CDS encoding flagellar hook-basal body protein: protein MLRGLYQATSAMVIAKTRQEMISGNVSNAETPGFKRDDVAEEVFSETMWVAQLAGQKRSLGAPVTRTALSASVTDHRQGQLVESHSPYHLALSGQGFFAVQTTEGVRYTRAGDFRLDANGNVVDARGGRLLLSDRTPLAAGGRQLQILPSGEVLLGGAPAGQLLLVDFPDLSGLVRDVNGQFQGDGLISVAGEGRVHQFMLEQSNVDIGEEIVDMLLTNRIFQSAQRIVATYDQLMERAKEIGSVR from the coding sequence TTGCTTCGCGGTCTGTATCAGGCTACATCGGCCATGGTAATTGCTAAGACGCGACAGGAAATGATCAGCGGCAATGTCTCAAACGCTGAGACGCCCGGGTTCAAACGCGACGATGTGGCAGAAGAAGTCTTTTCGGAGACCATGTGGGTTGCACAACTGGCAGGACAGAAGCGGTCCCTTGGCGCACCGGTGACACGCACGGCTCTCAGTGCATCGGTAACCGACCACAGGCAAGGCCAACTTGTCGAGTCGCATTCGCCTTACCACCTCGCCCTCAGCGGACAGGGCTTCTTCGCCGTACAGACTACCGAAGGCGTTCGCTACACGCGTGCCGGCGACTTTCGGCTTGATGCGAACGGCAATGTGGTTGATGCACGTGGCGGAAGATTACTGCTCTCTGACAGAACACCCTTAGCTGCGGGCGGTAGGCAGCTGCAGATTCTGCCAAGCGGTGAGGTCTTGCTAGGCGGTGCGCCCGCAGGACAGCTTCTTCTGGTTGACTTTCCGGACCTTAGCGGTCTAGTGCGCGATGTTAACGGTCAGTTCCAGGGCGATGGCCTGATTAGCGTCGCCGGAGAAGGTAGAGTGCATCAGTTTATGCTGGAGCAATCTAACGTCGATATAGGCGAGGAAATTGTGGACATGCTCCTCACCAACCGCATTTTTCAGAGTGCGCAAAGGATTGTGGCCACCTACGACCAACTCATGGAGAGAGCGAAGGAAATCGGCAGCGTACGGTAG
- a CDS encoding chemotaxis protein CheD (catalyzes the conversion of glutamine residues to glutamate on methyl-accepting chemotaxis receptors), producing the protein MEYPVGIGEFRVAVAPGILVTRGLGSCVGVILYDADVRLGGLAHVMLPNSRDFTSFSNPYKFADLAIPALISEMRARGARMLRARLVGGARMFANGVTRAGFDIGDRNIIQARVILTAFAVPVVAEDVGGSVGRTVLLDVSLGKVTVRTAGHGEKAL; encoded by the coding sequence ATGGAGTATCCCGTAGGGATAGGTGAGTTTAGGGTGGCGGTGGCCCCCGGAATTCTCGTCACGCGCGGCTTAGGCTCGTGTGTGGGTGTGATATTGTATGACGCTGATGTACGACTGGGTGGGCTGGCCCACGTTATGTTGCCTAATAGTCGAGACTTTACTAGCTTCAGTAACCCTTACAAATTCGCGGATTTGGCTATCCCTGCCCTCATTTCGGAAATGCGGGCGCGCGGAGCTAGGATGCTCCGAGCCCGCCTAGTCGGCGGAGCACGCATGTTTGCTAACGGCGTGACTCGCGCAGGGTTTGACATCGGTGACCGCAATATAATCCAAGCTCGTGTCATTCTCACTGCCTTCGCTGTGCCCGTGGTGGCTGAGGACGTAGGCGGGAGCGTTGGGCGTACCGTTTTGCTCGACGTCAGCTTGGGAAAAGTCACAGTCCGCACGGCGGGCCACGGTGAAAAAGCCTTATGA
- a CDS encoding MinD/ParA family protein — translation MKWDQAHILRQLVGKAQPRPRAKVITIVSGKGGVGKTNLVVNLGIALSRNGKTTTIVDADLGLANVDVVLGQYFEHDLEHVIKGEKRLEDIIGFGPYGLRIVPSASGVQEMANMSPDERERLIAELATLEHNTDFLIFDTGAGISRNVLAFANLADEVIVVVTPEPTSIADAYALVKLLVSTRAAHSIALVVNRSLSIEDGRATGERFMTLAERFLRHKLRFIGVVSDDVIVSQAVRRQHPFILSHPDSMPSRQVDAIARTLAGEAVQPVAERGLLLGLKRLFGGR, via the coding sequence ATGAAGTGGGACCAAGCTCATATCTTGCGCCAACTCGTCGGCAAAGCACAGCCACGCCCACGGGCGAAGGTCATTACTATTGTTAGCGGCAAAGGCGGAGTAGGCAAGACTAACCTCGTCGTCAACTTAGGCATTGCGCTATCCCGCAACGGCAAGACGACTACCATCGTAGATGCAGATTTAGGGCTCGCCAACGTAGACGTCGTACTCGGGCAGTACTTTGAGCATGACTTGGAGCATGTCATCAAAGGGGAAAAACGCTTAGAGGACATCATTGGTTTCGGCCCATACGGCTTGCGAATTGTGCCCTCTGCTTCAGGCGTGCAAGAGATGGCTAACATGAGCCCGGACGAACGTGAGCGTCTGATAGCTGAGCTGGCTACGCTTGAGCATAACACGGACTTTCTCATTTTTGACACAGGCGCGGGTATCTCGCGCAACGTGCTTGCTTTCGCTAATCTCGCCGATGAGGTCATCGTAGTGGTTACGCCCGAGCCTACGTCCATTGCCGATGCGTATGCGTTGGTCAAGCTGTTGGTCTCAACTCGCGCGGCGCACAGCATTGCTCTTGTGGTCAACCGTTCGCTTAGTATCGAGGATGGCCGAGCGACTGGTGAGCGCTTTATGACGCTCGCCGAGCGTTTTCTCCGTCACAAGCTGCGGTTCATCGGAGTAGTGTCAGATGACGTCATAGTTAGCCAAGCTGTGCGGAGACAGCACCCGTTTATTTTGAGCCATCCGGATAGCATGCCGAGCAGGCAGGTTGATGCCATTGCGCGCACTCTGGCCGGAGAGGCAGTTCAACCGGTGGCGGAGCGGGGTTTATTGCTCGGACTTAAGCGCCTGTTTGGAGGCAGATGA